The stretch of DNA CTCCAAAACATTTCAGGCTGATAGAAGTAAGGCTCTAGGTTCAAATAGAAAGGGTCGCTGATGAGCGTATAATACTGAGgtaaggaaagaaaaaagaaattcagggtagaaaataaaaagtatagaGCTGTATAAAAGCTTAGATACTGTATTTTCTATAGCATATTGTGGTTTTTGCCTGTAATATTATTTTGTCATGAAGACTTCAAAACAGTTTTCTTCAATACCAATGGTTTGCTGTTGTAAATTTAATGTCTAattatatatttagttttaaagttaaactCACAATGCAAGACATTTTCTTTacttgttttttcacatgcaaTAGGGATATTTTGTTTGGACTATTCTTTTGCTCTGCAAGACTAATCAACTTTGGCTGTTCCACTGTTGGTCTAACAGGTCAAAGCACTGAAGAGTGTGTTCCTAACTACCTGGGGAGTGACTATAGTTATCAGTTGGACGTGGACTACCGTAAGAGTGTGGACAGTTTCCAAAACGGCGCAACCATTAAGCGGTTAAGCCTTAAAAGGAGGCCCAGAGTGGCTGtcaataatgtggaaaaaacGCAAAGTGACATTTCATCCAGCCAGTGGCATTCTGCAGAATCTTTGTCATCATCTAGCAGTGACGATACAAGACTACTGGGCATGTCTTCTACCACAAAAGGTcgacctcctcttcctccaccacaTCGTTCCTCATTGGATAACAAACCTGCCAGGAATGAAGGACCAGCAACCTCGCAGATACTTAATGAGCCAAAGCCTCAACCTGCTGCAAGATCTCTTGGATTACAAAGACAAAGCCCTGTGATGGAAAGGACCTTAATGGAGACCCTCAAACACTTAGAACAGGAGGTGAGGAGCCAGCCTCCACCTCAGCCCGCTCCCCGGCGTCGGCTGGCAAGCTTTGGAGGGGTAAGTTCTCATGGGTCGCATTCCCCCTTCACTGGCTTGGGCGCATATAATCAGAACAACAATGGGAACAAGCCTACTGGGACAGAAGGTGATAAACATGTCCACCTTAGCTCATCCCTGGGCAGTAGAGGCAGCACAGGATGCCTAAGGCTGAGCCCACAGAGCTCTGGGAGAACCACCCCAGTTACAGGTCTCGGCCCCATGCACCTGCAGCATGTCCGTGACCAGATGGTGGTAGCTCTGAAGAGGCTCAAGGAGCTGGAGGAGCAGGTGACAATCATCCCTATCCTTCAGGTAAAAATCTCAGTCCTTCAGGAGGAAAAGAGGCAACTGGTCTCTCAACTCAACAACCATAGTGACAATGAGGACATAAATGGTGTGATCTGGCAGAGAGCATATGGCAAAGAAAAGTCTGACATTGACAATAAGGTGATTAACGAGGAAGGACCTGAAGGTATAGTCAGAAGTGACTGCACCGACTTCAGGGAGTTCAGGGAACTGACTGAAGAGATGAATGCATGGGAAAGAACCACCAGGGGTGGACATTTGCAAAAATTGCATGAAAACGCCCATAGCCTTCTGCATGACAAGGCTATCAACTCAGTCACAGTGGGAACTGATAACGATATTACCTTGTCTCAACCcactaaagaaaacaaatatgtgAACACTGATCAAGTAAATACAAGGTCCATTGCATCAGAAGTGTCGGAAGTTAGTCTGGGAATTTACACAGAACAGGAAGCAGAGATTGATGCCCAACAACTAATAATTGGTGCCTTAAAGGAGAGAATTTGTCACTTAGAAGCAGAGTTAAAAGAATCTGCTCTCAAGACAGAGATGAGTCGTCTGAAACTAGAGCTTCAGGCTGCAGGAGCAAGGAACCGAGCTGATAAAGCCTCCTTTGCTAGACCATCCACTGTGAGCACAGGCATCGAGGCAAGGCCTCACACCACAAGCCAGGCAGTGGGTAATCACACAGAGCTCCGAGATGCCAGCACAGGGGAGGCAATAGAGGTGAAGACTGTGGGAGTGTCATGTTGGAGGCCTGAGCTGAAGAATGTTTGCGCAGGACCAGATGTACCCATGAGCCACTGGGAGGTCAGGGAGCAAGTAGAGACCATGGAAAAGGGTGTTGGTATCCGAGTTCTTACGAACACACAAGGAGTTGGGCGGGAGATAAAGTTATGTGATGCAGAAACCAACACAGAGGTACCAGTGGAGAATCTGGGGTCtaagaaaagaaagatgaagTATAATTCAGTGGGTTGTGGGGACTGTTCTGTTGATGTAATTGTCTGCGAAGCAAAGGAAGTGGTTTCTCAAGGTATTGCCACAGATCAAGTCAGAGGTGTGGATCTGGGAATCATGGCCACACCCCAGACAACTTCCCATCGTACCAACACTGTATCCAGCTCAGTGTCTCGCTTTACCAACACCAGACATGCCTTCAACACAGACTCCAGCACTAATACTGTCCTAAGTACCCaagacaaacacaccaacaccactCAGACTGTTACCAGGACAGTGTCAGTAGGCAACAGGGTCAAAGACATTAAATGCCCACTGAAGACCTGCACGGTTGGTGTAGGAACTGTAAATGTACCAGGAAGCGCCTTAAAACAAACACCAGGGACAGTCACCAAGATAACTCGAGACTCTGGTGTTGGATTAACAAATATTAATGATAATTTTCTGGTTGGACTGAAATCCCGAAATATGGCATGTGGACCATCCCATCTGCCTGACCCCATCAAGACAAGGAGCATCggtgtgggggaggggagggtACGGGATTTGTCAGTTTCATCCAGTACACCTGGCCAGATAATTCAGCAATCCTCACAGTCCCAGTGGGCCCCCGAGCTGAACCATTACATAGAGAAGATGCACTGGCTGCTCAGGGAGCACGGGGAACTGCTCACAGGGGACCACGCTCATCAGAGGGACGGGTTCGTCCAGCAGCACAGTGGACAAGGAAGTGCCAGCTCAAAGTTGTCCTGTAATAACAAAGCTGCAGCACAAAGAGGACCAGAAGTCCCTCTTTTAGATTCCCAGCCACCAGGTAACGCTGTAGATTTTAGAGCCCAACCAATATATCGGAAGGCCAATATTATTGACCGATGTTAGGCATTTCCCTatgtattggcatttataatggccaatttaaaaaaaaaaaatgacgtccttgttggcaacactgatgtgtttttgtttaaagggctttaagtttcatatcttaagtttttgtatttttatacattttatttatcagacattTAATATAGTTTTATGTTCTGTTGTGACtataaacaaattattatgttattttagtgaggacgcctaaataactacaaataactaatgttagggaactctgtttatgttttgtaacgcatgtctggattttcttttttaaatatatatcggcgtatcagatttttaaataaccaaatatttgtgtcGGCATCGGCCTTAAAAGTCCTTTCATCGGAGTGCGGAGTGTTCttgtaaatattatatttgGCGTATCTCACCACAAAGCATTATTTGTATcctcttcatttttttcaatcatttttggCATCTTACCACCACCAGGCAAGTACACCACACCACATAGTTTGCTAAACCTTTGCATTATTGGAATGTGTAGCATCATCCATGTGGCTTCAATCAAAATGGGGACCCACTGATCCAAAACAAATTGAGCCATAGTGTGTCTGATGGTCACAAACTCTTATAGATAGCTTTAATGTTAGGTTATTATTATCATGTAATATATGTAATGTCATTCTGGTAGTATTCACACAATACACTTAAATCATCTTCCTTTGTTACAGTCAGCAGAGAGTCTCAGTCCCCATCTCAACTCTCAGTTGACTCTAATGAGTGTGAAAAAGCAAACCCAGGAATTTGCCAACAGGGTGGCAGTGATTCAGAGGTGAGAAGAATGATACAGATGTTGGAACATCAGGCATCTTCAGCTCTGCAAggtaaatgtatgtgtgttataAAGTTCATCTTCATGAGAAATCCAGTAAAAGTAGTCtagtttaaaaatattttgctTCCAGATCCCTCCCAGGGCCCACTTTAAACTTGTGTTATGTTTAGAGGAAGTGGCTGCCTTTGGCTTGACAAGTAGATTTTCTGAGGGATACACTTGTAATGTTTGGAATGATATCTGGTTTTGGAGGGCGTCTCGTACCACATACCAGTTTGTGGCTGAGGGTCTAAAATTGAATGGCTCCGTAGGAGGNNNNNNNNNNAGAgaaagctttcttttttttttttaaacgaggcAATGAGATTTATAAGAATATATAAAGAATCATTAACAATCCTCACACAGTCCTGCACAGATTGACCTATTGGATTTATCTGTTTctttgtatgtgttgttttttatattgaatgtaatttgtcatttgtatgttgtatgttgttgGAAGTAAGGCATATGATATGATGTTCCATAAACTAAAACAGAGTTTGGCAACACTGCTTTTAGTTACAGTGCTCCTACTTCATGGAATGAGTTGCAAAATCAGCTAAAACTGCAAATTCTTATTTCACATACTGAATTCAAGtcctatttaaaaatatatccaCATGTCTGAGCTATTTTTTAACATgtgattttctgttttcatttcttattttttattcctgtCCATCCCTGTCTGTTAAAGTATATCCTCTATGTGCGGCCTTCTTTGTCAGGGCTCACTTGTAAAAGAGATTGCAATCTCAATGTAATTCCATTttctggtaaaataaaaaaaattaaaatgtgctgCATTGTTGTTTCCAGATAGGTCCACGAATGCCGGTGTGCTGCGGTCTGTAATGAAGAAACAAAATGGTGACCAAGGCTGTAGCAGCAACAGGAAGAGCATGAAGTTAATGAGGGTGACCACAGGGTAATCATCTCTTTAAACTAATATTTAGACTTTAGGACTCAGCATCTTAACACAATGTATGTATTAACTCCTGTGTTTTGTCCTAAGATTGGACCCCATGTCATCTTACGAGCACTTTGCCAGTGAGAAGGCTAACCCAGAGGAAGTGGAAAGGGGAGGAAACAAAAAATCAAGGGAAGCTTCTCAAGATGGAACGCAAGGTAGAAAGGGTAAAGGTGGCTCCAACAAGGTGTCCAAAGGGTCTGCAAAATCCCAAACACAGAGGTAATGTAGTCCAGAAGGTTTTAAAGTCAACACATCTCAGTTGAATAAGAGTACTGCATTAAATAGCCATATCCTTTTAATCTCAGTGTTTTACTATTTCAGTCTAACTCTTGAGAGTTCTGCTCAGGTCTGATCACACACTGAGTAACTTGTTGCATTTTATTCCTTTCAGGTGTAAGATGAGTGAAACGATGTTTTCTGCATGTCAAGCCTTGAAGTTACACCTAAGTGATGACACAGCTTTATCCAGCAGCAAATTGGTGTGTTTTTCTCACTATATTCTATATGAGTGCCCTTGaagtttactgtgtgtgtgcatatgtgcgtgtgtgtgtatgtgtgcacatgtaATGGTATGTCGCTGGATGGGTGTGGAGAGATGCAGAGGCAGGGTGtgttcaaatttaaaaagaaatggctTTGGCGTTGAAAATAAAAAGGCGTAGGAATTTGCCGGCANNNNNNNNNNTTTTCTgtcattagatttttttttttttcttgaacttgaaaacaattacatttgTGAGTGAAAGAGGCTACTCACTTTCACTCTAATTTGGCATGGAAATAAAAAGGAGGGGAGTTCAAAAGAATtatattgaaaaagaaaatccagaaaccaaagacaaacaaaactcTCAACATGCCACAAACTTCTTTATGGATTATATAACAACAGATTCCTACGCTCTTCctttttgaaattgttttggacattttgatAGCGAGTTGTTGCTTTGTTATGCTCTTGGTTTGTGCTCTTTTAGTCAAATTCTTGTAATAACGCTGTGAATTATGGTAACTTGCAAGGCATTTGTTGATGCCtacaaacacattcatttttttttttttttacattcttttgTCCCTTACAGCATGACTGTCTACAAACAATCCAGCAAGAGTGGTCGTCAGTGTCCAGCCACAAGTCAGCTTCTGCTGACACTATAGGGAATTACTTGGCTACATTTCGGGTCATTTCACCTTTAGTATTGCAGTATATAGCTAATATGGCTGACAGCAATGGAAACACAGCTCTGCACTACAGTGTGTCTAACTCCAACTTTGGCATTGTCAAGAAGTTGCTTGATGCAGGTACAGTAATACTCAGAGGCAAACTAGAGGTTATTATGTATTCTAACAGCATTCTGGCTTAGTGCTCTGGTTCAGACATTTCTATGCTCCACAATACCCCCTAGGGGGCAAATAAGCTACATTGAGTGATTGAGTAAGATACTTTTTGGATCATGAGGTCCTTTTTGTATCTACAAAATAAGCTTAATTTGCATACCTTTGTTCAGCTGCCTAACCCAAAAGCACTCATTTTGAACTCCGAAGCATAATAGTAACACTTATTACAACAGCAGGATAAATGAAATACATGTTGTTGACAGCTGCATAACCGgacaaaaatatatgttttattaaatgtcaAAATGGGTTAtgataaaacaataattatGCAACTCTGAAATTGTACGTGCAATTTATCTAGCTTGGGAACATAGTTAAAATATTGTATCAACCCTCAGACGTTCTGTACTCATACTGCGGTGCCGTTGCTATAATTGGTGATGAAAAGAATAGAAATGAAGATGTACTTTAGAAATCTACTTTTAAAATCATGATGAACTGTTCCAACCTTTTCTCCAGTCTAAAAGGGATCAGATGTTGGCCACGCCATTCAGAGGCTTAAATCAATTTCAACTGAACAGGCAAACATTGACTAAGGGTCCTAATGGAGGAGATGAAgtattttttcctatttttattgaaaagataataaaacagaTAAATAGACAATCTTTGCTGCCGCTTTTTAAGAAGAGATGGGACCTAACTTTGTCTGGTCTAAGGCCAGGTGGAACAGACGCACATCAGCAAACAAATAATAATGCTAATCCATTCTGTCACTGAAATCTATCagtgattttatgtttttaacgtTCAGGATGTAAAAAGCATGACTAAAGGATGCACTGAGTGAGTGTTTTAACTTATCATTCTTACTGTGGCAAAATCAGTCTAGAATATAAACTATGTAGAATGTTAGCACTCACAAAATAAATGCCTTTAATTGCACAGCAGCAAGGAAGCCACAGTTGCATGGCTTTTGCGAGTGCTCACATTTTTCCATGTCAACAAATCTACTCAATAAATAACCTTTGGTGCGGGGCCATTTTATTGGACATTTTTActtagtttttatttgaatgattTTAGAATTTTGTACAGGTATTTTAACTTGGTGCAGTCTGTATAGGTGGAGAAGAGTTTACCAGTACCGGCCTTAAAATAAATGGATATTAACCTCTGTCTTCCTTACATATTTCTGCTTTCCTCTCTTTTATCTTTTCTACTCATTGATCACGATCACTACAGAGGTGTGTAACGTCGATCAACAGAACAAAGCCGGTTACACGGCCATCATGCTGGCGGCACTCGCAGCTGTGGAAAGTCCAGAGGACATGACAGTTGTGGAGCAGCTGTTCACAAAAGGAGACGTGAATGCGAAGGCAAGCCAGGTCAGTCTGTTCTCAGGTGACGTTTTTTGGGGGTTATACTATAATTGCAGTTCATATCTGATGTTTTGAATGTCACGTGTTGTGTACAATGTCTCTATTTCACCCATAATTAGtaccaaattacatttaatatttccaGGAGGaaccataaaataaaacattgctgTATTTTTTAGTGTGTGCATTATCTTCCATTAGTGGAGAATGGAGAAAATGTGATGTGTCTGATTCCATATGATCTGATTCCATTAACATATTAATGTTATGAGATGCGTGGACTCAGCATCATTAACCCTATGGCCTGTGTTTGATACCAGGCCGGTCAGACAGCTCTGATGCTGGCTGTGAGCCATGGCAGGATGGACATGGTGAGGGCACTCCTGGCACAGGGTGCCGAGATCAATCTCCAGGACGACGAGGGCTCCACAGCGCTGATGTGTTCAAGCGAGCATGGCCACGCCGACATTGTTAGAGTACTTCTGGCACAGCCAGACTGTGATGCCACCCTGACTGATAGTGTATGTGAGTCATTACTGACACTCTGTGCAGCTTCTGTTAATGCAATGGCTTCAAGCTGTGATGCTGAATCCTTCCAACTTTGTCTCACATATTATGAAATCAGAGTGAACAATTAATTCCCATTGAATTTGTCGGATAAACAAGGGAGTACAAGTTGTACTGTACAGTCTATAAATGTTcaatcaacaacaaaacctCTCAAGATTTatttgagtttgtgtttttacaggaTGAAAGCACAGCCCTGTCCATTGCTCTGGAGGCAGGACATAATGACATTGCAGTGCTCCTTTATGCACATGCCAACTTCTCCAAAGGACAGACAGCGGTATGTGGGTCCACATTTTTACACTAACATTTAAACTAAGTACATATGCGGTCagttttcttaaaataaatgcattttgttttctgtgtgttaaCAGGCAGCTGCTCGTCACAGTGGCaaatctctctcctcctctggtgGCAGAAATACCTTTGAATGAGCCCCAAAGCCTGAATGGATTCTTCTTGAATCTTATTtatcaattcagttcaattttatttatagtatcaattcataactagAGTGAtttcgagacactttacagatagagtaggtctataccacactctataatttacaagggtccaacaattctagtaattccccaaatcaggtgatttagtatCGAGGCCCCCATAATGATTTTAACAGTATAGTACATAGTTGTCAGGCAATGGACAGAATGCTAGCTAGTATGTATCTAGTATCTAGTGTAGCGTTTGCATATAGCAAACATTGCATATAGTGCATTATGTTGTAACTCAGCAGGTAATATATGCATGGCAGAGTATATTATTATTCTATGTCTGTAAGAGATATTATTATTGTGGTATTCTGCAGTCATTTATTATATACTATCAGGTCGAAGtttctttaattgttttaattctctttttgtaaataatatGTATATGGCTAAACAAAATACTACACAGTAGCATCAAACTCAAAGCTGTATGagtaaatatgtaaatacattaaaaatagaTAATAAATAGCTACAGATGTCAATTATCCtgaaaacaaacttaaaatcttAAAACTAGGTAAACTTTGTGAAtccatatttttattgtaatctTAAAAGGTTTATGCTTTTGCTGAATCTGTACTGCTTCACTAGTATAATCCAAAACAAGATCCTTAATTGTTAAAATACCGTATGTTCAGAGTAGGTGatactaagaaagctccaggatttccatatgcCCACTTAAAATTGTGCAATAACACgtaacaacatactttccattatatttttgctatttttttgaattgtcatctgtgttttccttcgcataggctaaataaaggcATTTCCACCATAAATTGGTGCAAAAAAGTCTGAATGCAGGAACTAAAGTCTGTGACGCTCAAAATGtccctgggggaggacacccagaccccccacTTTGACATGTCCATTCTGGTCCATATGTTTATATAGTACAGTATTGTGCTGTTGGCTACTGACCAAATAAAGCAAGAACAACTCCAGAAATGAAACTTTGAGACGCTGATAAGGGGGCAAAAGCTTTTTATTGGAGCCTTTTGTTTAGTTACATATTTAACAGCTTTCAATTTTGGACGGTTTCAGTGGTTGTCTTGTATGAATACTTTCTAATATTTTACTTAAGTGACTCAACTCTTAGGTAACTTCACTCAGTCATCATCACCTCTTTTTAGTCATCCCCTAGCACCCAGCGCTTTGTACTTCCAACACAGAAACTACTCGCCTCCCCTGCCAGTCTTTTCCTTTCACCTCACTTGGTATTCGTTTGCTAGTTTCTTTTTTATCCTTATCATAAATTCCTTTGGTGTTCTGGTGGTATTTTCCTCTGAGTCCACTCTGTGTTTTGATTTTGgctcattgctttttttttgtttcctcctcatcctctggttttttggttctgtcttgtgtccttgtgttttgttcccctgtgagtgtctgtatgttctgtttttttttctgttttattttgatagtctggtttcctgttctgtctcGTCCTCTCTAGTTTTACTACCTGTCGTCTGTTGTCCCACCTCTGTGATTGTCGTCCCCGTCttgatgtgattcacctgatgtgtcacctgttccttgtttccttgtttcctcttgtatttaacctctgtgtgcCCTTCGGCTCTCGTCAGATCGTTTTGTGACTGTTTGTTCCAGATGGTGTGCTCTTCATCCTCCCCGTGATCTGTTTGTCCAGTtctgtctcttgtttttttcttacctttttcCCTTGTTTTNNNNNNNNNNtttgatttttgcatttttgatttGGCTTTTGTATTTTGgccccctgtgttttctttggacTCTTGGTATGAATAAATCCTTGTTTAACCTCTCCCGCCTGCCTCCCTCATCTCTGTGTTTGGGTCCTCCCTTCCCTCAATCAAAACAccctgtttgttattttttaaatgagtttaaTTGACTATTTCATAAGGATAGGGCAGCAAGAGGCATTCAATTTTGAACATCTTTTCAGAAGACTAATATAAACGACTGCCTCATTCTTAGTTGGCTTTGTGACCTTATCAAAGTGTGCTTGGCTCCATCCATGCTCCCACTGTtgcaacatttaaaaacctGAATTTCAGCTGTGAGTAAGCTATGAAGAATTTATCAAACATTCAAAATAATCTGAGCCCTAGTACCGCCCATACTGTTTTAATGAATAGGACTTAGGAAAAGGAGACTATCATTGTCTGATTTTACATAACACTAGTGGTGAATGAAAATGTATGAATTGAAATCATAGAATGAGAGCccaaggagggtctggctagtccaaacagcattccgggatggaagaaaaacatgttctggtttactgacatttctttaaaccaatcacaatcgtcttagaTGTCGCTAAGAGACGGAGCAAGGGTGcctttgcaaaatagcctcaggaaggaacttgcttAGGTGGAACGCGtgcattcaaaggttgttttagtcgtgcaacagaa from Etheostoma spectabile isolate EspeVRDwgs_2016 chromosome 16, UIUC_Espe_1.0, whole genome shotgun sequence encodes:
- the LOC116704218 gene encoding KN motif and ankyrin repeat domain-containing protein 1 isoform X2, giving the protein MAQGSYVLRNVSGQSTEECVPNYLGSDYSYQLDVDYRKSVDSFQNGATIKRLSLKRRPRVAVNNVEKTQSDISSSQWHSAESLSSSSSDDTRLLGMSSTTKGRPPLPPPHRSSLDNKPARNEGPATSQILNEPKPQPAARSLGLQRQSPVMERTLMETLKHLEQEVRSQPPPQPAPRRRLASFGGVSSHGSHSPFTGLGAYNQNNNGNKPTGTEGDKHVHLSSSLGSRGSTGCLRLSPQSSGRTTPVTGLGPMHLQHVRDQMVVALKRLKELEEQVTIIPILQVKISVLQEEKRQLVSQLNNHSDNEDINGVIWQRAYGKEKSDIDNKVINEEGPEGIVRSDCTDFREFRELTEEMNAWERTTRGGHLQKLHENAHSLLHDKAINSVTVGTDNDITLSQPTKENKYVNTDQVNTRSIASEVSEVSLGIYTEQEAEIDAQQLIIGALKERICHLEAELKESALKTEMSRLKLELQAAGARNRADKASFARPSTVSTGIEARPHTTSQAVGNHTELRDASTGEAIEVKTVGVSCWRPELKNVCAGPDVPMSHWEVREQVETMEKGVGIRVLTNTQGVGREIKLCDAETNTEVPVENLGSKKRKMKYNSVGCGDCSVDVIVCEAKEVVSQGIATDQVRGVDLGIMATPQTTSHRTNTVSSSVSRFTNTRHAFNTDSSTNTVLSTQDKHTNTTQTVTRTVSVGNRVKDIKCPLKTCTVGVGTVNVPGSALKQTPGTVTKITRDSGVGLTNINDNFLVGLKSRNMACGPSHLPDPIKTRSIGVGEGRVRDLSVSSSTPGQIIQQSSQSQWAPELNHYIEKMHWLLREHGELLTGDHAHQRDGFVQQHSGQGSASSKLSCNNKAAAQRGPEVPLLDSQPPVSRESQSPSQLSVDSNECEKANPGICQQGGSDSEVRRMIQMLEHQASSALQDRSTNAGVLRSVMKKQNGDQGCSSNRKSMKLMRVTTGLDPMSSYEHFASEKANPEEVERGGNKKSREASQDGTQGRKGKGGSNKVSKGSAKSQTQRCKMSETMFSACQALKLHLSDDTALSSSKLHDCLQTIQQEWSSVSSHKSASADTIGNYLATFRVISPLVLQYIANMADSNGNTALHYSVSNSNFGIVKKLLDAEVCNVDQQNKAGYTAIMLAALAAVESPEDMTVVEQLFTKGDVNAKASQAGQTALMLAVSHGRMDMVRALLAQGAEINLQDDEGSTALMCSSEHGHADIVRVLLAQPDCDATLTDSV
- the LOC116704218 gene encoding KN motif and ankyrin repeat domain-containing protein 1 isoform X1; this translates as MAQGSYVLRNVSGQSTEECVPNYLGSDYSYQLDVDYRKSVDSFQNGATIKRLSLKRRPRVAVNNVEKTQSDISSSQWHSAESLSSSSSDDTRLLGMSSTTKGRPPLPPPHRSSLDNKPARNEGPATSQILNEPKPQPAARSLGLQRQSPVMERTLMETLKHLEQEVRSQPPPQPAPRRRLASFGGVSSHGSHSPFTGLGAYNQNNNGNKPTGTEGDKHVHLSSSLGSRGSTGCLRLSPQSSGRTTPVTGLGPMHLQHVRDQMVVALKRLKELEEQVTIIPILQVKISVLQEEKRQLVSQLNNHSDNEDINGVIWQRAYGKEKSDIDNKVINEEGPEGIVRSDCTDFREFRELTEEMNAWERTTRGGHLQKLHENAHSLLHDKAINSVTVGTDNDITLSQPTKENKYVNTDQVNTRSIASEVSEVSLGIYTEQEAEIDAQQLIIGALKERICHLEAELKESALKTEMSRLKLELQAAGARNRADKASFARPSTVSTGIEARPHTTSQAVGNHTELRDASTGEAIEVKTVGVSCWRPELKNVCAGPDVPMSHWEVREQVETMEKGVGIRVLTNTQGVGREIKLCDAETNTEVPVENLGSKKRKMKYNSVGCGDCSVDVIVCEAKEVVSQGIATDQVRGVDLGIMATPQTTSHRTNTVSSSVSRFTNTRHAFNTDSSTNTVLSTQDKHTNTTQTVTRTVSVGNRVKDIKCPLKTCTVGVGTVNVPGSALKQTPGTVTKITRDSGVGLTNINDNFLVGLKSRNMACGPSHLPDPIKTRSIGVGEGRVRDLSVSSSTPGQIIQQSSQSQWAPELNHYIEKMHWLLREHGELLTGDHAHQRDGFVQQHSGQGSASSKLSCNNKAAAQRGPEVPLLDSQPPVSRESQSPSQLSVDSNECEKANPGICQQGGSDSEVRRMIQMLEHQASSALQDRSTNAGVLRSVMKKQNGDQGCSSNRKSMKLMRVTTGLDPMSSYEHFASEKANPEEVERGGNKKSREASQDGTQGRKGKGGSNKVSKGSAKSQTQRCKMSETMFSACQALKLHLSDDTALSSSKLHDCLQTIQQEWSSVSSHKSASADTIGNYLATFRVISPLVLQYIANMADSNGNTALHYSVSNSNFGIVKKLLDAEVCNVDQQNKAGYTAIMLAALAAVESPEDMTVVEQLFTKGDVNAKASQAGQTALMLAVSHGRMDMVRALLAQGAEINLQDDEGSTALMCSSEHGHADIVRVLLAQPDCDATLTDSDESTALSIALEAGHNDIAVLLYAHANFSKGQTAAAARHSGKSLSSSGGRNTFE
- the LOC116704218 gene encoding KN motif and ankyrin repeat domain-containing protein 1 isoform X3 gives rise to the protein MSSTTKGRPPLPPPHRSSLDNKPARNEGPATSQILNEPKPQPAARSLGLQRQSPVMERTLMETLKHLEQEVRSQPPPQPAPRRRLASFGGVSSHGSHSPFTGLGAYNQNNNGNKPTGTEGDKHVHLSSSLGSRGSTGCLRLSPQSSGRTTPVTGLGPMHLQHVRDQMVVALKRLKELEEQVTIIPILQVKISVLQEEKRQLVSQLNNHSDNEDINGVIWQRAYGKEKSDIDNKVINEEGPEGIVRSDCTDFREFRELTEEMNAWERTTRGGHLQKLHENAHSLLHDKAINSVTVGTDNDITLSQPTKENKYVNTDQVNTRSIASEVSEVSLGIYTEQEAEIDAQQLIIGALKERICHLEAELKESALKTEMSRLKLELQAAGARNRADKASFARPSTVSTGIEARPHTTSQAVGNHTELRDASTGEAIEVKTVGVSCWRPELKNVCAGPDVPMSHWEVREQVETMEKGVGIRVLTNTQGVGREIKLCDAETNTEVPVENLGSKKRKMKYNSVGCGDCSVDVIVCEAKEVVSQGIATDQVRGVDLGIMATPQTTSHRTNTVSSSVSRFTNTRHAFNTDSSTNTVLSTQDKHTNTTQTVTRTVSVGNRVKDIKCPLKTCTVGVGTVNVPGSALKQTPGTVTKITRDSGVGLTNINDNFLVGLKSRNMACGPSHLPDPIKTRSIGVGEGRVRDLSVSSSTPGQIIQQSSQSQWAPELNHYIEKMHWLLREHGELLTGDHAHQRDGFVQQHSGQGSASSKLSCNNKAAAQRGPEVPLLDSQPPVSRESQSPSQLSVDSNECEKANPGICQQGGSDSEVRRMIQMLEHQASSALQDRSTNAGVLRSVMKKQNGDQGCSSNRKSMKLMRVTTGLDPMSSYEHFASEKANPEEVERGGNKKSREASQDGTQGRKGKGGSNKVSKGSAKSQTQRCKMSETMFSACQALKLHLSDDTALSSSKLHDCLQTIQQEWSSVSSHKSASADTIGNYLATFRVISPLVLQYIANMADSNGNTALHYSVSNSNFGIVKKLLDAEVCNVDQQNKAGYTAIMLAALAAVESPEDMTVVEQLFTKGDVNAKASQAGQTALMLAVSHGRMDMVRALLAQGAEINLQDDEGSTALMCSSEHGHADIVRVLLAQPDCDATLTDSDESTALSIALEAGHNDIAVLLYAHANFSKGQTAAAARHSGKSLSSSGGRNTFE